One Mailhella massiliensis DNA segment encodes these proteins:
- a CDS encoding AAA family ATPase, with translation MKPSHIVSSLKTLLSIRRPVFLWGAPGVGKSEVVAEVARSLGYELRDIRAVLLDPVDLRGIPRITAAGGTEWCPPSFLPDARSSRKGILFLDELNAAPPLVQAACYQLILDRRIGEYVLPEGWVVVAAGNREKDRAVTHRMPSALANRMVHLEFDVSLDDWLVWAERAGIRPEVTAFLRFRPALLHDFDPQLSSRAFASPRSWSFVSDILKAGPDSAVEYGLIRGAVGDGAAAEFMGFLSVWRDLPSVDEVLAVPQEAKVPTEPAALYAVSEALARRLTPAGMEKAAVYLERLPVEFGVLCLRQAVCREPALVETPSFARWAQNHADVLL, from the coding sequence ATGAAACCTTCGCATATCGTCTCTTCCTTAAAAACGCTTCTTTCCATACGCAGGCCCGTATTCCTCTGGGGCGCTCCCGGGGTGGGCAAAAGCGAGGTGGTGGCGGAAGTGGCCCGTTCTCTAGGCTATGAGCTGCGCGACATACGCGCCGTACTGCTCGACCCTGTGGATTTGCGGGGCATTCCCCGCATCACGGCCGCCGGCGGAACCGAGTGGTGTCCGCCTTCCTTTCTGCCCGATGCGCGAAGCTCCCGGAAGGGCATACTTTTTCTTGATGAACTGAACGCCGCTCCGCCCCTGGTGCAGGCCGCCTGCTATCAGCTCATTCTCGACCGGCGCATAGGCGAATACGTTCTGCCCGAAGGCTGGGTGGTGGTGGCCGCAGGCAACCGCGAAAAGGACAGGGCCGTCACGCACCGTATGCCGAGCGCGCTTGCCAACCGCATGGTACATCTGGAATTCGACGTGAGCCTGGACGACTGGCTGGTCTGGGCCGAACGCGCGGGCATACGGCCGGAAGTGACGGCATTTCTGCGCTTCCGTCCCGCGCTGCTGCACGACTTTGATCCGCAGCTTTCCTCGCGGGCCTTTGCCTCGCCGCGTTCGTGGTCCTTTGTCTCCGATATTCTGAAGGCCGGGCCCGACAGCGCCGTGGAATACGGCCTGATACGCGGGGCCGTGGGCGACGGTGCGGCGGCGGAATTCATGGGCTTTCTTTCCGTATGGCGCGATCTGCCTTCGGTGGACGAGGTGCTTGCCGTGCCGCAAGAAGCGAAGGTGCCCACGGAACCTGCGGCGCTCTACGCCGTGAGCGAAGCTCTTGCACGGCGTCTTACCCCTGCCGGCATGGAAAAGGCCGCAGTCTACCTGGAGCGCCTGCCCGTGGAATTCGGCGTTCTGTGCCTGCGTCAGGCCGTATGCCGGGAACCTGCGCTGGTGGAAACGCCGTCCTTCGCCCGCTGGGCGCAAAACCATGCGGATGTTTTGCTGTGA
- a CDS encoding NAD(P)/FAD-dependent oxidoreductase, with protein sequence MTRKYPHLCSPIRLGRVTFRNRMFAAPTGATDITWDCCAGPGSRAFYENRAKGGSANVTVSELVVHPETDASHMLHLELQTPGSLASFTMIADAIRRHGSIPSVELSHSGQYAGTYLVDKEKKNALSQYGPCDGVRPDGRPVKALTREQIAAIVASYGEKAALAKRAGFEMVMIHAGHGWLINQFLSPYFNKRGDEYGGSLEGRARLLLEVVDAVRTAVGPGFPIEVRMSGSELFEGGYTLEEGIEIAKLLDGRVDLIHVSAGSYQFGFFDTHPPMFSDHGCNVYLAAEIKKHVSTPVATVGALNDPAQMEEIIASGKADVVEMARALIADPELPGKVMEGRDDEIVRCLRCFVCMAERPTTGTRRCTVNPQIGREQDLPPLPARRAKKVIVAGGGCGGMKAAITAAQRGHHVILCEKDGELGGILRSEQAIPFKREMYQLGLTLARQMEIEGVEVRLNTPVTAEYVEKEGADALIIATGSEPIVPPLPGMDGKNVIIVNDYYKRSAECADTVVVLGGGLAGCECAIHLAQDGKKVTLVEMRPEVAPDANIRHRPILLRKLKELVTVHTSCTGLAVTEEGLLVRDAEGRETLLAAGTVICAVGQRSRNHDALIDAAPFVRVIGDAVRPSTITTAVYQGYHAGLDV encoded by the coding sequence ATGACGAGAAAATACCCGCACCTCTGCTCCCCCATACGCCTCGGCCGCGTCACCTTCCGCAACCGCATGTTCGCCGCGCCCACCGGCGCTACGGACATCACCTGGGACTGCTGCGCGGGCCCGGGCAGCCGCGCCTTCTACGAAAACAGGGCGAAGGGCGGCAGCGCCAACGTCACCGTGAGCGAGCTTGTGGTGCACCCGGAAACCGACGCCTCCCACATGCTGCATCTGGAGCTTCAGACGCCGGGTTCTCTGGCGAGCTTCACCATGATTGCCGACGCCATACGCCGCCACGGGTCCATTCCCAGCGTGGAACTTTCCCATTCCGGCCAGTACGCGGGCACCTATCTGGTGGACAAGGAGAAGAAGAACGCCCTTTCCCAGTACGGCCCGTGCGACGGCGTGCGCCCCGACGGAAGGCCGGTGAAGGCGCTCACCAGGGAGCAGATTGCCGCCATCGTGGCTTCCTACGGCGAAAAGGCCGCGCTTGCCAAACGCGCGGGCTTTGAAATGGTCATGATTCACGCCGGGCACGGCTGGCTCATCAATCAGTTCCTTTCGCCCTATTTCAACAAGCGCGGGGACGAATACGGCGGCAGCCTCGAAGGACGCGCCCGCCTGCTTCTGGAAGTGGTCGACGCCGTGCGTACCGCCGTGGGCCCGGGATTCCCCATTGAAGTGCGCATGAGCGGTTCCGAACTTTTCGAAGGCGGCTATACTCTGGAAGAAGGCATTGAAATAGCAAAGCTTCTGGACGGCAGGGTCGACCTTATCCATGTTTCTGCCGGTTCCTACCAGTTCGGCTTCTTCGACACGCATCCGCCCATGTTCTCCGACCACGGCTGCAACGTGTACCTTGCCGCCGAAATCAAGAAGCATGTTTCCACGCCCGTGGCCACGGTGGGTGCGCTCAACGATCCGGCGCAGATGGAAGAAATCATCGCCTCCGGCAAGGCCGACGTGGTGGAGATGGCCCGCGCCCTCATTGCCGACCCGGAACTGCCCGGCAAGGTCATGGAAGGACGCGACGATGAAATCGTGCGCTGCCTGCGCTGCTTCGTGTGCATGGCCGAACGCCCCACCACGGGCACGCGCCGCTGCACGGTGAACCCGCAGATCGGCCGCGAACAGGACCTGCCTCCCCTTCCCGCCCGCCGCGCGAAAAAGGTCATCGTGGCAGGCGGCGGCTGCGGCGGCATGAAGGCCGCCATTACGGCGGCGCAGCGCGGGCACCATGTGATTCTGTGCGAAAAGGACGGGGAGCTCGGCGGCATACTCAGGAGCGAACAGGCCATTCCCTTCAAGCGGGAAATGTATCAGCTCGGCCTCACGCTGGCCCGTCAGATGGAAATCGAAGGCGTGGAAGTGCGCCTGAACACCCCCGTCACCGCCGAATATGTGGAGAAGGAAGGCGCGGACGCGCTCATCATCGCCACCGGTTCCGAACCCATCGTGCCGCCGCTTCCGGGCATGGACGGCAAGAACGTCATCATCGTGAACGACTACTACAAAAGAAGCGCGGAATGTGCGGATACCGTGGTGGTTCTCGGCGGCGGCCTTGCCGGGTGCGAATGCGCCATTCACCTTGCCCAGGACGGCAAAAAGGTCACGCTTGTGGAAATGCGCCCCGAAGTTGCGCCCGACGCCAACATACGCCACCGCCCCATCCTTCTGCGCAAGCTGAAGGAACTTGTCACCGTGCACACTTCCTGCACGGGCCTTGCCGTGACGGAGGAAGGCCTTCTCGTGCGCGACGCGGAAGGCAGGGAAACGCTTCTTGCCGCGGGCACGGTGATCTGCGCCGTGGGCCAGCGTTCCCGCAACCATGACGCGCTCATCGACGCCGCGCCCTTCGTGCGCGTCATCGGCGACGCGGTACGCCCCTCCACCATCACCACCGCCGTGTATCAGGGCTACCACGCCGGACTTGACGTGTAA
- a CDS encoding sodium:solute symporter family protein: protein MLIFCLYAFLLLCLGVLDARRSRGESAFFVNGRSSGAWHTGFSLIASCIGGSATMGMAGLAWQVGAPAFWWLGSGACGLALLTLFLAKKVRATGAYTMPEIVAAWLGPGARTLVSLIIMPAWLAILAAQFTAMGKLSAALTGLPPEWALLAGAAVITAYSCLGGQASVIRSDLPQCLLLLAGILVILAWLLGRDAAPLEHLPLEIVNGQFGPERFSSFILIMGGSYLVCPMLFGRILSARDTRSAVRGCWFAVVGLSVSAAAIVAVGVLCRGLVPDTVAPDDVLSTAMTLMPSWAGMLLLVALLSAVLSSADSCLVTASTVLCNDLLGARSVRLCRAVTLLFGAGGLVLSTRGHGILDLLLMANDIYVCGVAVPVFAAMLMRRGAVRRSPLFPSTTLSGSGGLLPLLLGFGDARERSGLLYTYGCE, encoded by the coding sequence ATGCTGATCTTCTGCCTTTACGCCTTTCTGCTCCTTTGCCTCGGCGTGCTCGACGCCCGGCGCTCCAGGGGCGAGTCCGCCTTTTTCGTGAACGGCCGTTCCTCCGGCGCATGGCATACGGGCTTTTCCCTCATCGCCTCCTGCATAGGCGGTTCCGCCACCATGGGCATGGCCGGGCTGGCATGGCAGGTAGGCGCGCCCGCCTTCTGGTGGCTCGGTTCCGGCGCGTGCGGCCTTGCGCTGCTCACCCTTTTTCTCGCGAAAAAGGTACGCGCCACCGGGGCCTACACCATGCCGGAAATCGTGGCCGCATGGCTGGGGCCGGGGGCGCGCACGCTGGTTTCCCTCATCATCATGCCCGCATGGCTGGCCATACTTGCGGCGCAGTTCACGGCCATGGGCAAGCTGAGCGCGGCGCTCACCGGTCTGCCGCCGGAATGGGCGCTTCTTGCCGGGGCGGCGGTCATCACGGCCTATTCCTGCCTCGGCGGGCAGGCCTCCGTCATTCGCAGCGATCTTCCCCAGTGCCTGCTGCTTCTTGCGGGCATACTGGTCATTCTGGCCTGGCTTCTGGGGCGCGATGCCGCGCCGCTGGAGCATCTGCCGCTGGAAATCGTCAACGGGCAGTTCGGGCCGGAACGTTTTTCCTCCTTCATACTCATCATGGGCGGCAGCTACCTTGTCTGCCCCATGCTCTTCGGCCGTATTCTGAGCGCACGCGATACCCGGAGCGCGGTGCGCGGATGCTGGTTCGCCGTGGTCGGACTTTCCGTTTCCGCCGCCGCCATCGTGGCGGTGGGGGTGCTGTGCCGGGGGCTGGTGCCCGATACCGTCGCCCCGGACGACGTGCTTTCCACAGCCATGACGCTCATGCCGTCGTGGGCGGGGATGCTCCTTCTTGTGGCGCTTCTTTCCGCCGTGCTTTCCTCGGCCGATTCCTGCCTCGTCACCGCGTCCACCGTGCTCTGCAACGATCTTCTCGGCGCACGCAGCGTCAGGCTCTGCCGTGCGGTCACGTTGCTTTTCGGCGCAGGGGGCCTTGTGCTCTCCACCCGGGGGCACGGCATTCTCGACCTTCTGCTCATGGCCAACGACATCTATGTCTGCGGCGTGGCGGTGCCGGTGTTCGCGGCCATGCTCATGCGCCGGGGCGCGGTGCGCCGCTCTCCGCTCTTCCCCTCCACGACGCTCTCCGGATCTGGGGGCCTGCTCCCGCTTCTTCTCGGTTTCGGTGACGCGCGAGAACGCTCCGGTCTTTTATACACATATGGATGTGAATAA